In Halopelagius longus, the following proteins share a genomic window:
- a CDS encoding TrmB family transcriptional regulator → MNPLRPDGGSPRDGDDAAVDAEDASVDAPGAAADGEHEAVESLEALGLSNYAARVFVALQKLGAGTAKEIHDLANVPRSQVYGAAEELESLGLVELQQATPKRYRPVGLDAARRRLAEELKSEADRAFDYLEAARRQRTSGETRDDVWTVRGREPANNRLIELAEQAQERVVFAAPDTDLVPTELVAVLAELADEGIAVLVVSESEAVRTRFEEAASSVTVFEPPNEPPGSDFTGRVLLVDGRVVFLSVAPEADAGEETAIWSADTPMADMLSRIIEGTLVER, encoded by the coding sequence GTGAACCCACTTCGACCGGACGGCGGCAGTCCGCGGGACGGGGACGACGCGGCCGTCGACGCCGAAGACGCGTCGGTCGATGCGCCCGGCGCGGCCGCCGACGGCGAACACGAGGCGGTCGAATCGCTCGAAGCGTTGGGACTGTCGAACTACGCCGCCCGCGTCTTCGTCGCGCTACAGAAACTCGGCGCGGGGACGGCCAAGGAGATCCACGACCTCGCGAACGTGCCGCGGTCGCAGGTGTACGGCGCGGCCGAGGAGTTGGAGTCGCTCGGCTTGGTCGAACTCCAACAGGCCACGCCGAAGCGGTACCGCCCCGTGGGACTGGACGCCGCCCGGCGGCGACTCGCCGAGGAACTGAAGAGCGAAGCCGACCGGGCGTTCGACTACTTGGAGGCGGCGCGGCGACAGCGCACGTCGGGCGAGACGCGCGACGACGTCTGGACCGTCCGCGGGCGCGAACCGGCCAACAACCGCCTCATCGAGCTCGCGGAACAGGCCCAAGAGCGGGTCGTCTTCGCCGCGCCCGACACCGACCTCGTCCCGACGGAGTTGGTCGCCGTCCTCGCGGAGCTAGCAGACGAGGGCATCGCGGTCCTCGTCGTCAGCGAGAGCGAAGCGGTGCGAACCCGCTTCGAGGAGGCGGCGTCGTCGGTCACCGTCTTTGAACCGCCGAACGAACCCCCGGGGTCGGACTTCACCGGACGGGTGTTGCTCGTCGACGGCCGCGTGGTCTTTCTCTCAGTCGCGCCGGAGGCCGACGCGGGCGAGGAGACGGCCATCTGGAGCGCGGATACGCCGATGGCCGACATGCTCTCTCGGATCATCGAAGGAACGCTGGTCGAACGCTGA
- a CDS encoding acylphosphatase: MSSTDDRVRAHVFVSGTVQGVYYRASTRDAARERGVDGWVRNLDDGRVEAVFEGPRPAVEEMVEWCHTGSSAAEVEDVDVTYDDPEGEAGFEIRW; the protein is encoded by the coding sequence ATGAGTTCCACAGACGACCGCGTCCGCGCGCACGTCTTCGTCTCCGGAACGGTACAGGGCGTCTACTACCGAGCGAGCACCCGAGACGCCGCCAGGGAACGCGGCGTGGACGGGTGGGTTCGAAACCTCGACGACGGCCGCGTCGAGGCCGTCTTCGAGGGGCCGCGCCCGGCGGTCGAGGAGATGGTCGAGTGGTGTCACACCGGGAGTAGCGCCGCCGAGGTGGAGGACGTAGATGTCACCTACGACGACCCCGAGGGCGAGGCGGGCTTCGAGATTCGCTGGTGA
- a CDS encoding phosphohexomutase domain-containing protein, with the protein MELFGTAGIRGDVTSRVTPELALSVGRAVGLDVVESGGRPDVVVGRDGRTTGAGLAAAVESGLESAGANVLRVGVVPTPALAYASQGRRGVMLTASHNPPTDNGIKLFVDGEEYDRTLERAVEDRVEAGTSPAAWDEWGDAYSMELMPEYREAVASYAREYGASCEGLRVAVDCGNGVSALATPRVLDELGAHVVTLNGQIDGHFPGRESKPTPETLKDLRAFVADSDCDFGIGHDGDSDRIVVVDPDGDVVHEDTVVAILAEHYVRASDVSDPVVVTTPNASGRIDERVSAADGRVERVRLGALHEGIAAAREGGGDVVFAAEPWKHVHTAFGGWIDGVASAAVFARLVAESGLDGLREPVTERPYRKVSVSCPDAAKEETMRTLESTLPAAFPEASANTDYGVRIERPDNSWVLVRPSGTEPYVRVYAEADDVDALVDAATDAVEEAVESAS; encoded by the coding sequence ATGGAACTCTTCGGAACCGCGGGTATCCGCGGCGACGTCACGTCTCGGGTGACCCCGGAGCTCGCACTCTCCGTGGGTCGCGCCGTGGGTCTCGACGTCGTGGAGTCCGGCGGACGGCCGGACGTGGTCGTGGGGCGCGACGGGCGAACGACGGGGGCGGGTCTCGCCGCGGCGGTGGAGTCCGGTCTGGAGTCCGCCGGCGCGAACGTCCTCAGGGTGGGCGTCGTCCCCACGCCGGCCCTCGCGTACGCCTCGCAGGGACGCCGCGGCGTGATGCTCACCGCCTCGCACAACCCGCCGACGGACAACGGGATCAAGCTGTTCGTGGACGGCGAGGAGTACGACAGAACGCTCGAACGCGCCGTCGAGGACCGCGTGGAGGCGGGCACCTCGCCCGCCGCGTGGGACGAGTGGGGCGACGCCTACTCGATGGAGCTCATGCCCGAGTACCGCGAGGCCGTCGCGTCGTACGCGCGCGAGTACGGCGCGTCCTGCGAGGGCCTCCGCGTCGCCGTCGACTGCGGCAACGGCGTCTCCGCGCTCGCGACGCCGCGCGTCCTCGACGAACTCGGCGCGCACGTCGTCACCCTCAACGGACAGATAGACGGCCACTTCCCCGGTCGGGAGTCGAAACCGACGCCCGAGACGCTGAAAGACCTCCGGGCGTTCGTCGCCGACTCCGACTGCGACTTCGGCATCGGACACGACGGCGACTCCGACCGGATCGTCGTCGTCGACCCGGACGGCGACGTGGTCCACGAGGACACCGTCGTGGCTATCCTCGCGGAACACTACGTCCGCGCGAGCGACGTTTCGGACCCCGTGGTCGTGACGACGCCGAACGCGTCGGGTCGCATCGACGAACGGGTTTCGGCGGCGGACGGACGAGTCGAACGCGTCCGCCTCGGCGCACTCCACGAGGGCATCGCCGCGGCCAGAGAGGGGGGCGGCGACGTGGTGTTCGCCGCGGAACCGTGGAAGCACGTCCACACCGCGTTCGGCGGGTGGATAGACGGCGTCGCCTCGGCGGCGGTGTTCGCCCGACTCGTCGCCGAGTCCGGCCTCGACGGCCTCCGCGAACCCGTGACCGAACGCCCCTACCGGAAGGTGAGCGTCTCCTGTCCGGACGCGGCGAAGGAGGAGACGATGCGGACGCTCGAATCGACGCTCCCGGCGGCGTTCCCCGAGGCGTCGGCGAACACCGACTACGGCGTCCGAATCGAACGCCCCGACAACTCGTGGGTGCTCGTCCGACCGTCCGGAACGGAACCGTACGTCCGGGTGTACGCCGAGGCCGACGACGTGGACGCCCTCGTAGACGCGGCCACCGACGCCGTCGAAGAGGCGGTCGAGTCGGCGTCGTGA
- a CDS encoding BMP family lipoprotein codes for MDRRTFIKATGLAGAVGLAGCTGGPSGDGGTETTGSSGEGGESETQQTTGASEPEAHVGVVYATGGLGDGSFNDQAQQGIQQAADEYGVAYNEAQPDEVSQFQNFQQQFASSTNPNYDLVACIGYLQADSLSQTAQSYPDQEFMIVDSTVDADNVASYVFKEHQGSFLAGQMAGLLTTQEFSAGDGQTNPDQKTVGFVGGVEGGLIAKFEAGFKAGVKNADDSVEVQSTYVGSFNDPSAGKEAALSMYNSGADIVYHAAGNTGTGVFQAAKEQGAFAIGVDRDQSLTKPSFAGVILGSMVKRVDTAVYNAVESVVNGEFEGGSTVTLGLEQDGVALVYGDSLGSEIPSDVKDSVSSVREEIISGSISVPTDPSEV; via the coding sequence ATGGATAGACGGACGTTCATCAAGGCGACCGGCCTCGCGGGCGCGGTGGGCCTCGCGGGTTGTACAGGCGGACCGAGCGGAGACGGCGGCACCGAGACGACGGGGTCGTCGGGCGAGGGCGGCGAGTCGGAGACCCAACAGACGACGGGGGCCTCCGAACCGGAAGCGCACGTCGGCGTCGTGTACGCCACGGGCGGCCTCGGCGACGGGTCGTTCAACGACCAAGCCCAACAGGGTATCCAGCAGGCCGCAGACGAGTACGGCGTCGCGTACAACGAGGCGCAACCGGACGAGGTTTCGCAGTTCCAAAACTTCCAGCAGCAGTTCGCTAGCTCGACGAATCCGAACTACGACCTCGTCGCCTGTATCGGCTACCTGCAGGCGGACTCCCTCTCGCAGACGGCGCAGTCGTACCCCGACCAGGAGTTCATGATCGTCGACAGCACCGTCGACGCCGACAACGTCGCGAGCTACGTGTTCAAGGAGCACCAAGGCTCGTTCCTCGCCGGTCAGATGGCCGGTCTGCTGACGACGCAGGAGTTCAGCGCGGGCGACGGCCAGACGAACCCCGACCAGAAGACGGTCGGCTTCGTCGGCGGCGTCGAGGGCGGCCTCATCGCCAAGTTCGAGGCCGGCTTCAAGGCGGGCGTCAAGAACGCGGACGACTCCGTCGAAGTCCAGTCCACGTACGTGGGCAGCTTCAACGACCCCTCCGCGGGGAAGGAGGCGGCGCTGTCGATGTACAACAGCGGTGCTGACATCGTCTACCACGCCGCGGGTAACACCGGCACCGGCGTCTTCCAAGCCGCGAAAGAGCAGGGCGCGTTCGCCATCGGCGTCGACCGCGACCAGTCGCTCACGAAGCCCTCCTTCGCGGGCGTCATCCTCGGGAGCATGGTCAAGCGCGTCGACACCGCGGTGTACAACGCCGTGGAGTCCGTCGTCAACGGCGAGTTCGAGGGCGGTTCCACCGTCACGCTCGGTCTGGAGCAAGACGGCGTCGCCCTCGTCTACGGCGACTCGCTCGGCTCCGAGATTCCGTCCGACGTGAAAGACTCCGTCAGTTCCGTCCGCGAGGAGATAATCAGCGGCTCCATCTCCGTGCCGACGGACCCCTCCGAAGTCTAA
- a CDS encoding ABC transporter ATP-binding protein: MSTAVRLAGITKWFPGVIANDDVDMSVEGGTVHALLGENGAGKTTLMNVLYGLYEPTEGTVYIDGTPRSFDSPRVAIDAGIGMIHQHFMLVDPMTVTENITLGNEPRKWGGLATDRKTAREEVVELSERYGFDVDPDARIEDISVGAQQRVEILKAIYRGADVLILDEPTAVLTPQEVEELFAVLEELTAQGKTIIFISHKLGEVLEAADEVTVLRDGKNVGTVATDETTREELAELMVGREVLMEVDKPAIDAGDSLLSVRDLSVEDERDVEVVEDVSFEVRSGEVFGIAGVDGNGQAELVEAITGLRPQESGTVSFEGEPIDEWSRRKRIREGMAYIPEDRQERGLVMEFDLVENGILGSQHAEPFASDGRIDWDTSRSHAEDIIQKYDVRPPNADADAVSFSGGNQQKFIVGREFERDPSVVVATHPTRGVDIGSTEFIHERLLDLRREGKGVLLISSKLEEVQGLSDRLAVMYEGKIMDVVDPETVTEEELGLLMAGEYPDSYESSRRADAAEPAGERR; the protein is encoded by the coding sequence ATGTCAACAGCCGTTCGACTCGCCGGGATAACGAAGTGGTTCCCGGGGGTCATCGCGAACGACGACGTAGACATGTCCGTCGAGGGTGGGACGGTGCATGCGCTTCTCGGTGAGAACGGGGCCGGGAAGACGACTTTGATGAACGTCCTCTACGGGCTGTACGAACCGACCGAAGGAACGGTGTACATCGACGGAACGCCGCGCTCGTTCGATTCGCCGCGGGTCGCCATCGACGCCGGCATCGGCATGATTCACCAGCACTTCATGCTGGTCGACCCGATGACCGTCACCGAGAACATCACGCTCGGCAACGAACCGCGGAAGTGGGGCGGGTTGGCCACCGACCGCAAGACGGCCCGGGAAGAGGTCGTCGAACTGTCGGAACGGTACGGGTTCGACGTCGACCCCGACGCCCGCATCGAAGACATCTCCGTCGGCGCACAACAACGCGTCGAGATTCTGAAGGCGATATACCGCGGCGCGGACGTTCTCATCCTCGACGAACCGACCGCCGTCCTGACGCCGCAGGAGGTCGAGGAACTGTTCGCCGTCCTCGAAGAACTCACCGCGCAGGGGAAGACGATCATCTTCATCTCGCACAAGCTCGGCGAGGTGCTGGAGGCGGCCGACGAGGTGACCGTCCTCCGCGACGGGAAGAACGTCGGCACCGTCGCCACAGACGAGACGACGCGGGAGGAACTCGCGGAGTTGATGGTGGGGCGGGAAGTGCTGATGGAAGTGGACAAACCGGCGATAGACGCCGGCGACTCCCTGCTCTCGGTCCGCGACCTGTCGGTCGAGGACGAACGCGACGTGGAAGTCGTCGAGGACGTGTCGTTCGAGGTTCGCTCCGGCGAGGTGTTCGGAATCGCGGGCGTCGACGGCAACGGACAGGCCGAACTCGTCGAGGCCATCACCGGTCTGCGGCCCCAAGAGTCCGGCACTGTCTCCTTCGAGGGCGAACCCATCGACGAGTGGTCCCGCCGAAAGCGCATCCGCGAGGGGATGGCCTACATCCCGGAGGACCGCCAAGAGCGCGGACTCGTGATGGAGTTCGACCTCGTGGAGAACGGCATCCTCGGGAGCCAACACGCCGAACCGTTCGCCTCCGACGGCCGAATCGACTGGGACACCTCGCGGTCGCACGCCGAGGACATCATCCAGAAGTACGACGTTCGCCCGCCGAACGCCGACGCCGACGCCGTCTCCTTCTCCGGCGGCAACCAACAGAAGTTCATCGTCGGCCGGGAGTTCGAACGCGACCCCTCCGTGGTGGTCGCGACGCACCCGACGCGCGGCGTCGACATCGGGTCGACCGAGTTCATCCACGAACGACTGCTCGACCTCAGACGCGAGGGGAAGGGAGTGCTCCTGATCTCCTCGAAGTTAGAGGAGGTACAGGGCCTCTCGGACCGCCTCGCGGTCATGTACGAGGGGAAGATAATGGACGTGGTGGACCCGGAGACGGTGACCGAAGAGGAACTCGGCCTGCTGATGGCCGGGGAGTACCCCGACTCCTACGAGTCGTCGCGTCGAGCGGACGCCGCGGAACCCGCGGGTGAGCGTCGATGA
- a CDS encoding ABC transporter permease, with protein MSVKDVVERLVGASAFERFLISGAALLLSIAVGFVLILAAGRMTTCGTAAATYFGVGFCYDPFLIYDRLFLGAFGNLSANPLNGQFATTLSETTILMFTGVAVAVAFRAGIFNIGTQGQLVVGGLVTAVALPAVATTIPAGIGAFVLLPFGLLLGALTGGIYGAIPGALKAYADANEVITTIMLNFVATSVALYLAQSHFKDPESFATQTVAIPDRALFPSVVFNPRDDFSLVAFGLAVVLLVAVYLILERTSFGYDLRTSGLQAEAAEYGGVDAARTVVASMTFSGALAGIGGAIYVLMVLGNFQPGVPDYGFDGITVSILAGNNPLGVGLAALLFGVLKSGSIVVDVATDVPPQLVGVLRGLIILFVAMPEFFRLIGRRIWTFEDESTGRPVTDGGVGGESDE; from the coding sequence ATGAGCGTCAAGGACGTCGTCGAACGACTCGTCGGCGCGTCGGCGTTCGAGCGGTTCCTCATAAGCGGGGCCGCGTTGCTCCTCTCCATCGCCGTCGGGTTCGTGCTCATCCTCGCGGCGGGGCGGATGACGACGTGCGGGACCGCCGCCGCGACGTACTTCGGCGTCGGGTTCTGTTACGACCCGTTCCTGATATACGACCGCCTGTTCCTCGGCGCGTTCGGCAACCTGAGCGCGAACCCGCTCAACGGGCAGTTCGCCACGACGCTCTCGGAGACGACGATACTGATGTTCACCGGCGTCGCCGTCGCCGTCGCCTTCCGCGCCGGCATCTTCAACATCGGGACGCAGGGACAACTCGTCGTCGGCGGCCTCGTGACCGCCGTGGCGCTTCCCGCCGTCGCGACGACGATACCCGCCGGTATCGGCGCGTTCGTCCTCCTGCCGTTCGGTCTCCTCCTCGGTGCCCTCACCGGCGGCATCTACGGCGCGATACCGGGCGCGCTGAAGGCGTACGCCGACGCGAACGAGGTCATCACGACCATCATGCTCAACTTCGTCGCCACCTCGGTGGCGCTGTACCTCGCGCAGAGTCACTTCAAGGACCCCGAGAGCTTCGCGACGCAGACGGTGGCGATTCCGGACCGAGCGCTGTTCCCGTCGGTCGTGTTCAACCCGCGCGACGACTTCTCGCTCGTCGCGTTCGGCCTCGCCGTCGTCCTCCTCGTGGCCGTCTACCTGATCCTCGAACGCACGTCGTTCGGGTACGACCTGCGGACGAGCGGTCTGCAGGCGGAGGCCGCCGAGTACGGCGGCGTCGACGCCGCCCGAACCGTCGTCGCGAGCATGACGTTCTCCGGCGCGCTCGCGGGCATCGGCGGCGCGATATACGTCCTCATGGTCTTAGGGAACTTCCAGCCGGGCGTCCCCGACTACGGGTTCGACGGCATCACCGTCTCCATCCTCGCGGGGAACAACCCGCTCGGCGTCGGCTTGGCCGCGTTGCTGTTCGGCGTCCTCAAGAGCGGGTCCATCGTCGTGGACGTCGCGACGGACGTGCCGCCTCAACTCGTCGGCGTCCTCCGCGGCCTCATCATCCTCTTCGTCGCCATGCCCGAGTTCTTCCGACTCATCGGCAGACGCATCTGGACGTTCGAAGACGAATCGACCGGCCGCCCGGTCACCGACGGCGGCGTAGGAGGTGAGAGCGATGAGTGA
- a CDS encoding ABC transporter permease, giving the protein MSEATLRSGLTRGIDSRLLVAGIALFGLAVIGVLGVLFPSSDAGQLLSIMTSKSTMSATLRLSVPIAFAALGGIFAEKSGVINIGLEGLLIISAFGGVYFTDVTGSPWLGVAAGVAASTLLAAVFAVVCIEFRADQIIAGLAIWLIALGLAPFASQVVYGGPNTTNVPTVGTITVPYLSELGMVGAFFDATPFVYLMFVAVALSWWTLNRTAFGRWVRASGENPKALDTAGVDVQRVRYAAAILSGILAGIGGAALSLSLGQFTGNGPTMVNGKGFIAIVAYLFGNYNPIGAMLSTMLFAGLDALQLTLQARDVFAIPQPLVRTIPYVTVIIVLALVGRTRIPEAAGDHYESGED; this is encoded by the coding sequence ATGAGTGAGGCGACCCTCCGGTCCGGCCTGACGAGGGGCATCGACTCGCGACTGCTCGTCGCCGGAATCGCCCTCTTCGGTCTCGCCGTCATCGGCGTCCTCGGGGTGCTGTTCCCGTCGTCGGACGCCGGGCAACTGCTCTCGATCATGACCTCGAAGAGCACGATGTCCGCGACGCTGCGGCTCTCGGTCCCCATCGCGTTCGCCGCCCTCGGCGGTATCTTCGCGGAGAAAAGCGGCGTCATCAACATCGGACTCGAAGGCCTCCTCATCATCTCCGCGTTCGGCGGCGTCTACTTCACCGACGTGACCGGAAGCCCGTGGCTCGGCGTCGCCGCGGGCGTCGCCGCCAGCACCCTGCTGGCCGCGGTGTTCGCCGTCGTCTGCATCGAGTTCCGCGCCGACCAGATCATCGCCGGCCTCGCCATCTGGCTCATCGCGCTCGGGTTGGCCCCCTTCGCGTCGCAGGTAGTCTACGGCGGGCCGAACACCACGAACGTTCCGACGGTGGGGACGATCACGGTTCCGTACCTCTCGGAGCTCGGCATGGTCGGCGCGTTCTTCGACGCGACGCCGTTCGTCTACCTGATGTTCGTCGCCGTCGCCCTCTCGTGGTGGACGCTCAACCGCACCGCGTTCGGTCGGTGGGTCCGCGCCAGCGGCGAGAACCCGAAGGCGCTCGACACCGCGGGCGTGGACGTGCAACGCGTCCGCTACGCCGCGGCCATCCTCTCGGGTATCCTCGCGGGTATCGGCGGCGCGGCGCTGTCGCTCAGCCTCGGACAGTTCACGGGGAACGGCCCGACGATGGTCAACGGCAAGGGGTTCATCGCCATCGTCGCCTACCTGTTCGGCAACTACAACCCCATCGGCGCGATGCTCTCGACGATGCTGTTCGCCGGACTGGACGCGCTTCAACTGACGCTGCAGGCGCGCGACGTGTTCGCGATTCCGCAACCCCTCGTGCGGACCATCCCGTACGTGACGGTCATCATCGTCCTCGCCCTCGTCGGTCGGACTCGCATCCCGGAGGCCGCGGGCGACCACTACGAGTCGGGCGAAGACTGA
- a CDS encoding geranylgeranyl reductase family protein gives MSTTHEYDVVVVGAGTAGCYAAATVAGEGLDAVVVERKTADEAGHIACGDALKGADEFPDAIPKSQIEPAFTNTDVDHGRFEIPKEDSVLDIPVPGELAVIDRWEYGRRIIEGAENAGAEFHYDTVVQDVTQADDGTVTGVAGKRKGEEVEYDADIVIDGAGALSILQDKADFSEATFDTNVSYSQFCSAYREIVEVEEPVEWSDALVFKPAEVAAGYVWYFPRTETTINAGLGFQMNEEPMKLVDDLKDDLRNREEFADAEVTDKLGAALPTRRPYDSAVAPGFIAAGDSAAHVNPTTGGGIAGAAYAGEYAGEQAVEAVTSGDVSEETLWRYNERVMSHFGARYAGLDVYNILSTAINVDELMSLLAALPGEKLAEALYSGTTSFGPGLALKTVKESYGYWGLIYDFYKTKNLADELMDHYKRYPGRPGALEGWQDERDRLMEEIYEVTGAEAKY, from the coding sequence ATGAGTACGACCCACGAGTACGACGTCGTCGTCGTCGGCGCGGGCACCGCCGGATGCTACGCCGCCGCGACCGTCGCGGGTGAGGGTCTCGACGCCGTCGTCGTCGAGCGAAAGACCGCCGACGAGGCGGGCCACATCGCCTGTGGCGACGCCCTGAAGGGCGCAGACGAGTTCCCCGACGCGATCCCCAAATCGCAGATAGAACCGGCGTTCACGAACACCGACGTGGACCACGGGCGCTTCGAGATACCCAAGGAGGACTCGGTCCTCGATATTCCGGTCCCCGGCGAACTCGCCGTCATCGACCGCTGGGAGTACGGCCGCCGCATCATCGAGGGCGCCGAGAACGCCGGCGCGGAGTTCCACTACGACACCGTCGTCCAGGACGTGACGCAGGCCGACGACGGCACCGTCACCGGCGTCGCCGGCAAGCGAAAGGGCGAGGAAGTCGAGTACGACGCCGACATCGTCATCGACGGTGCGGGTGCGCTGTCGATTCTGCAGGACAAGGCGGACTTCTCCGAGGCGACGTTCGACACCAACGTCTCGTACTCGCAGTTCTGTTCTGCTTACCGCGAAATCGTCGAAGTCGAGGAACCGGTCGAGTGGTCCGACGCACTCGTGTTCAAGCCCGCGGAAGTCGCCGCGGGGTACGTCTGGTACTTCCCGCGGACGGAGACGACCATCAACGCGGGTCTCGGCTTCCAGATGAACGAGGAGCCGATGAAGCTGGTGGACGACCTGAAAGACGACCTGCGGAACCGCGAGGAGTTCGCGGACGCGGAGGTCACCGACAAACTCGGCGCGGCCCTGCCGACGCGCCGCCCCTACGACTCCGCCGTCGCGCCGGGCTTTATCGCCGCGGGCGACTCCGCGGCCCACGTCAACCCGACCACCGGCGGCGGCATCGCGGGCGCGGCGTACGCCGGCGAGTACGCGGGCGAACAGGCCGTCGAGGCCGTCACGTCCGGCGACGTCTCCGAGGAGACACTCTGGCGGTACAACGAACGCGTCATGTCGCACTTCGGCGCGCGGTACGCCGGCCTCGACGTGTACAACATCCTCTCGACGGCCATCAACGTGGACGAGCTGATGAGCCTCTTGGCCGCGCTTCCGGGCGAGAAACTCGCCGAAGCACTCTACTCGGGCACCACCTCGTTCGGTCCGGGCCTCGCCCTCAAGACGGTCAAAGAGAGCTACGGCTACTGGGGACTCATCTACGACTTCTACAAGACGAAGAACCTCGCGGACGAACTGATGGACCACTACAAGCGGTACCCCGGCCGCCCCGGCGCACTCGAAGGGTGGCAGGACGAACGTGACCGTCTGATGGAGGAAATCTACGAGGTCACGGGCGCGGAAGCGAAGTACTGA
- a CDS encoding amidohydrolase: MTTSDLVSLRRDLHRHPEPAWREFYTTARLVDELETRDLDALYVGREVLAEEERMAVPDEAELDEWYDRARREGAREDVLEALRGGYTGAVAVVERGEGPTVALRVDIDGLPITESEGEDHAPTAAGFRSEHEGYMHACGHDAHAAIGLGVLDSVLESDFEGTLKVFFQPGEELVAGGRAMSKSGLLDDVDYLYGVHIGLDHPSGEVVAGIDDFLAVSHFRAEFTGAPSHAGARPEAGDNAVQAMATAVQNLYGIPRHADGATRVNAGMVGGGTATNIVPEEAFIEGEVRGETTELMEYMEEKSRRVLRSAAEMHGCEVEITTEGKAPSARSDDELVDIVSDVAGENADVTSLVERDSLGGSEDATYLMQEVQANGGKAAYIGVGTDHPGGHHTSTFDVDEDSIGLGIDVLSRSVRELSKRRP, from the coding sequence ATGACGACGTCCGACCTCGTCAGCCTTCGACGCGACTTGCACCGACACCCCGAACCGGCGTGGCGGGAGTTCTACACCACCGCGCGCCTCGTAGACGAATTGGAGACGCGGGACTTAGACGCCCTGTACGTCGGGCGCGAGGTTCTCGCGGAGGAAGAACGGATGGCCGTCCCCGACGAGGCCGAACTCGACGAGTGGTACGACCGCGCCCGCCGAGAGGGCGCACGCGAGGACGTTCTCGAAGCCCTCCGCGGGGGGTACACCGGCGCGGTGGCGGTGGTCGAACGCGGCGAGGGGCCGACTGTCGCCCTCCGCGTCGACATCGACGGCCTCCCCATCACCGAGTCCGAGGGCGAGGACCACGCGCCGACGGCGGCGGGGTTCCGGTCGGAGCACGAGGGGTACATGCACGCCTGCGGGCACGACGCCCACGCGGCCATCGGACTGGGCGTCCTCGATTCGGTCCTCGAAAGCGACTTCGAGGGGACGCTGAAGGTGTTCTTCCAACCCGGCGAGGAACTCGTCGCCGGCGGGCGGGCGATGTCGAAGTCGGGACTCCTCGACGACGTGGACTACCTCTACGGCGTCCACATCGGACTCGACCACCCCTCCGGCGAAGTCGTCGCGGGCATCGACGACTTCCTCGCCGTCTCGCACTTCCGCGCGGAGTTCACGGGCGCGCCGTCCCACGCGGGGGCGCGTCCGGAGGCGGGCGACAACGCGGTGCAGGCGATGGCGACGGCCGTCCAGAACCTCTACGGCATCCCGCGGCACGCCGACGGCGCGACGCGGGTCAACGCCGGGATGGTCGGCGGCGGCACCGCGACGAACATCGTCCCCGAGGAGGCGTTCATCGAGGGCGAAGTCCGCGGCGAGACGACCGAACTGATGGAGTACATGGAGGAGAAGTCCCGCCGCGTCCTCCGGTCGGCGGCGGAGATGCACGGCTGTGAGGTGGAGATTACGACGGAGGGGAAAGCCCCCTCGGCGCGGAGCGACGACGAACTCGTCGATATCGTGAGCGACGTCGCGGGCGAGAACGCCGACGTGACGTCCTTAGTCGAACGCGACTCCCTCGGCGGAAGCGAGGACGCCACCTACCTGATGCAGGAGGTGCAAGCCAACGGCGGCAAAGCGGCCTACATCGGCGTCGGAACCGACCACCCCGGCGGACACCACACAAGCACGTTCGACGTGGACGAAGATAGCATCGGCCTCGGTATCGACGTCCTCTCTCGGTCCGTCCGGGAACTCTCGAAGCGCCGACCCTGA